A genomic stretch from Edaphobacter aggregans includes:
- a CDS encoding FAD-binding oxidoreductase has translation MPEITVTNWFGNIVSHPQVVVDANSVDDIVRVLKDPVQYPSPVRAVGSNHSTSPCGTADGGTLIRMKMNRILNIGADTLTVEAGAIHIDLAKALEAKNLQFYVNTEIGSLTSGSAACAGTKDASMPGEFGQVGSYITGVKIVLPNGDLLEVTEDQQPDLMKMVRCCYGTFGIVYEVTYRIRPLLPMAVHHETFTLEDFVAQLPALKARGDSMFYYIFPFDNKITIEFRRYNPGATGEPNHIAWGLRNYFWGSAGPKFGHDVTQNVSDPHIRYGIIDTFNALWRFKLENMVRGDYTIPGDQIIHYPPVSDDSRYTFSLFAFPVEQYPAAITDFFKFVKDYYAKTGYRSNLLYVGYWILKDQQALLSYSYDDDVMTIDPVSTANPGWEEFLAVYNQFCSDRNGVPLMNQTFGLTPAIVQKAYGDRLTQMKNARKEYDPNGRLLNDYFRMLLS, from the coding sequence GTGCCAGAGATCACAGTTACGAACTGGTTCGGAAACATTGTGTCTCATCCCCAGGTAGTCGTCGATGCCAACTCTGTCGACGACATCGTCCGTGTCCTCAAAGATCCCGTTCAGTATCCGTCTCCGGTACGGGCTGTCGGCTCCAATCACTCCACGTCGCCCTGCGGTACGGCCGACGGTGGAACGCTCATCAGGATGAAGATGAACCGCATCCTGAACATTGGAGCAGACACGCTTACGGTAGAGGCCGGAGCAATCCACATCGATCTCGCCAAAGCACTCGAAGCAAAGAATCTGCAGTTCTATGTGAACACCGAGATAGGCAGCCTCACCTCAGGCAGCGCTGCATGCGCTGGTACGAAGGACGCCTCGATGCCGGGCGAGTTTGGTCAGGTTGGATCGTACATCACCGGCGTCAAAATAGTGCTGCCCAACGGAGACCTGCTCGAAGTCACCGAAGACCAGCAGCCTGATCTGATGAAGATGGTTCGTTGCTGCTACGGCACCTTCGGCATCGTATACGAAGTCACGTACAGAATTCGCCCGCTGTTGCCGATGGCTGTTCATCACGAGACGTTTACTCTCGAAGACTTCGTAGCGCAGCTGCCGGCCCTCAAGGCTCGCGGCGATTCAATGTTCTATTACATCTTTCCCTTCGACAACAAAATCACCATCGAATTTCGTCGATACAACCCAGGAGCGACGGGCGAGCCCAATCACATTGCGTGGGGGCTCCGTAACTACTTCTGGGGCTCGGCTGGGCCTAAGTTCGGGCACGATGTGACGCAGAACGTTTCAGATCCACATATTCGATATGGCATCATCGACACCTTTAATGCGTTGTGGCGATTCAAACTAGAGAACATGGTTCGCGGCGACTACACGATACCGGGCGACCAGATCATCCACTATCCACCCGTCTCGGACGACAGCCGCTACACTTTTAGCCTCTTCGCTTTCCCCGTGGAGCAGTATCCCGCAGCGATTACGGACTTCTTCAAGTTTGTGAAGGACTATTACGCGAAGACCGGGTATAGATCGAATCTGCTGTACGTCGGCTACTGGATACTCAAGGACCAGCAGGCACTTCTCTCCTACTCCTATGACGACGACGTGATGACGATCGATCCGGTCTCGACAGCTAACCCGGGATGGGAAGAGTTTCTCGCCGTCTACAACCAGTTCTGCAGCGATCGAAATGGTGTGCCTCTGATGAATCAGACGTTCGGGCTCACTCCAGCTATTGTGCAGAAGGCCTATGGTGACCGGTTGACCCAGATGAAGAATGCTCGCAAGGAATACGACCCTAATGGCCGTCTCTTGAATGACTACTTCCGAATGTTGCTAAGTTGA
- a CDS encoding response regulator transcription factor: MNSTVAPISNPSIIRLLMVNMPSMLSDLLRSAFRNVDDIAISSPINDVLQLPAALNKPVDVVLLGSLRTSTTYTALSFLEPLMDYDPVPKAIVLTQQPDYDEAISLFRAGARGILCTQDLNFDLLCKSIRCVQRGEVWASNDLTAHLVASLSRPRSMNVVDVQGKSLLTAREQQVLHLLAEGLSNYELAMALKLSEHTVKNHLFRIFDKLGVSSRMEAVLYAVTPRHSPFSKRGMKTTVVPDSVPLKPQPSSISRSA, encoded by the coding sequence ATGAACAGTACTGTTGCACCCATATCGAATCCATCCATCATTCGGCTTTTGATGGTTAATATGCCATCCATGCTGAGCGATCTTCTCCGAAGCGCCTTCCGAAATGTGGACGATATTGCAATCTCTTCGCCAATCAATGATGTACTGCAGCTCCCGGCGGCCTTGAATAAGCCGGTAGACGTCGTGCTTCTTGGATCACTCAGGACAAGCACGACCTACACGGCACTGTCATTTCTCGAGCCTCTGATGGATTATGATCCAGTGCCTAAGGCGATCGTTCTTACACAACAGCCGGACTATGATGAAGCAATCTCACTGTTTCGTGCCGGAGCCCGGGGCATTCTCTGTACTCAGGATTTGAATTTCGATCTGCTATGCAAGAGCATTCGCTGTGTTCAGCGTGGTGAGGTATGGGCGAGCAACGATCTTACGGCTCACCTTGTAGCGTCTCTCTCTCGTCCGCGGAGCATGAACGTCGTCGATGTACAGGGCAAGTCATTGCTGACAGCCCGTGAGCAGCAGGTCCTCCACCTTCTTGCGGAAGGACTGAGCAACTATGAGCTGGCAATGGCCCTGAAGCTTAGCGAGCACACTGTCAAAAATCATCTGTTCCGTATCTTCGACAAGTTGGGCGTATCCAGCAGAATGGAAGCTGTTCTCTACGCGGTAACTCCACGTCATTCCCCATTTTCGAAACGCGGCATGAAGACGACAGTAGTTCCCGACTCTGTTCCGTTGAAGCCACAGCCGAGTTCCATATCGCGGTCTGCCTAA
- the adh gene encoding aldehyde dehydrogenase, whose protein sequence is MATMTALQPGMYGFPVSIRSKYGNYIGGEWVAPISGAYFENVTPITGQTICEIPRSNAADIDRALDAAHAAKASWGKTSTTERGKMLEKIAQIIDDNLEMLATVETWDNGKPIRETLAADLPLAVDHFRYFAGVIRAQEGSICEIDSSTIAYHYHEPLGVVGLIIPWNFPILMATWKLAPALAAGNTVVLKPAEQTPMSILVLMELIQDVLPPGVLNIVNGFGLEAGKPLASSPRINKIAFTGETTTGRLVMQYASQNIIPVTLELGGKSPNIFFKDVASADDAFFDKALEGFTMFALNQGEVCTCPSRALIQDTLYDQFMERALKRVKAIKQDNPLDKTTMIGAQASSEQMEKILSYFDIGRQEGAEVLTGGKRATQTGDLAEGFYIEPTVFKGHNKMRIFQEEIFGPVVSVTTFHDDDEALSLANDTLYGLGAGVWTRDMNRAYHFGREIQAGRVWTNCYHLYPAHAAFGGYKQSGIGRENHKMILDHYQQTKNMLVSYSPNAMGFF, encoded by the coding sequence ATGGCAACGATGACGGCGCTTCAACCTGGGATGTATGGATTTCCGGTATCCATCCGTTCGAAGTACGGCAACTACATTGGTGGTGAGTGGGTAGCTCCGATCTCAGGCGCGTACTTTGAGAACGTTACGCCTATCACTGGCCAGACGATCTGCGAAATTCCGCGGTCAAACGCTGCGGATATTGACCGAGCGCTCGATGCGGCGCATGCGGCCAAGGCCTCGTGGGGAAAGACCTCCACGACCGAGCGTGGAAAGATGCTCGAGAAGATTGCACAGATCATCGATGACAATCTCGAGATGCTTGCAACTGTGGAGACATGGGACAACGGCAAGCCCATCCGCGAGACGCTTGCTGCCGATCTGCCGTTGGCCGTCGATCACTTTCGATATTTTGCCGGCGTCATCCGCGCGCAGGAAGGATCGATCTGCGAGATTGATTCCAGCACGATTGCTTATCACTACCATGAGCCGCTGGGCGTTGTCGGTCTCATCATCCCGTGGAACTTTCCTATTCTTATGGCGACGTGGAAGCTCGCGCCAGCGCTGGCTGCAGGCAACACCGTCGTCCTCAAGCCTGCTGAGCAGACGCCTATGTCCATCCTCGTACTGATGGAACTGATTCAGGACGTGCTGCCGCCGGGTGTGTTGAACATCGTCAACGGCTTTGGGCTCGAGGCAGGGAAGCCGCTGGCATCAAGCCCGCGCATTAACAAGATCGCTTTTACCGGCGAGACGACTACCGGCCGTCTCGTCATGCAATATGCCTCGCAGAACATTATTCCAGTGACGCTCGAACTGGGCGGCAAGTCGCCGAACATCTTCTTCAAGGATGTGGCCAGCGCCGATGATGCTTTCTTTGACAAGGCGCTGGAAGGTTTCACCATGTTCGCACTGAATCAGGGCGAGGTATGTACTTGCCCGTCACGCGCACTGATTCAGGACACGCTCTACGATCAGTTCATGGAGCGTGCCCTGAAGCGCGTGAAAGCGATCAAGCAGGACAATCCTCTCGACAAGACCACGATGATCGGTGCGCAGGCGTCGAGCGAGCAGATGGAAAAAATTCTTTCCTACTTCGACATCGGCAGGCAGGAGGGTGCGGAGGTTCTCACCGGCGGCAAGCGTGCCACCCAGACCGGCGATCTGGCGGAGGGCTTCTATATTGAACCCACTGTGTTCAAAGGCCACAATAAGATGCGTATCTTCCAGGAAGAGATTTTCGGGCCAGTTGTCTCGGTGACGACCTTCCACGATGACGACGAGGCACTTTCCCTGGCCAACGATACGCTCTATGGTCTTGGTGCCGGAGTGTGGACGCGGGATATGAACCGTGCCTACCACTTTGGCCGCGAGATTCAGGCTGGCCGGGTGTGGACCAACTGCTACCATCTGTATCCGGCGCATGCGGCGTTTGGCGGATACAAACAGTCCGGTATCGGGCGCGAGAACCATAAGATGATCCTCGATCACTACCAGCAAACGAAGAATATGCTCGTCAGCTACAGCCCTAACGCCATGGGGTTCTTCTAG
- a CDS encoding DUF202 domain-containing protein, whose product MSSESQPDTRIPLAIERTDMAIFRTSLALDRTTLAWIRTTLTMATFGLGTIGFFRTIREHAETPETIRLHQSAIHFGVALVVIGIVSTCLAAISHMSRVRELPRRNSTSPAVAVERHDLRSNLTDGSL is encoded by the coding sequence ATGAGCAGCGAATCTCAACCGGATACACGGATTCCTCTGGCTATAGAGCGCACGGACATGGCTATATTTCGCACGAGCCTCGCACTCGACCGTACAACGCTGGCATGGATTCGAACCACACTCACGATGGCCACGTTCGGCCTCGGGACGATTGGATTCTTTCGTACAATACGGGAACACGCCGAAACTCCGGAGACCATTCGACTTCATCAGAGTGCAATTCACTTTGGCGTTGCATTGGTCGTTATTGGAATCGTCTCCACCTGTTTGGCAGCGATATCGCATATGTCGAGAGTACGGGAGCTCCCGCGGCGAAATTCCACCTCCCCCGCTGTTGCCGTTGAGCGTCACGATCTCCGTTCTAATCTCACTGATGGCTCTCTTTGA
- a CDS encoding sugar transferase: protein MTPSNRKTLIELVKVCDIGILFCCLGVAYASVTSREIWSLLESLQTHRPIQIFLATGALIFAWHLSLKATGLYHSQRLKSLFQEVSNACSGITMAAASTFVWLLLIRSHSEHKMLEAFLTASLFALLTLVCIIVSRAGRRTVTRALRLHGYNLRHTLIVGTNQRASHFATELLRQPERGYTLQGFVDDHWWGEETRELYGAKLLGNFDDFPELLRTLPVDEVVVALPIATFYQQVASIVFLCQEHGILVRTTGTFFDFDHPHRRTLTQGINTAITLHDDSWDPWASLLKRIVDLTLSLALLFALLPLLVVIALLIKITSPGPVFFIQKRLGLGKNPFKIIKFRTMVADAESQINKVEHLNETSGPTFKVKNDPRITPLGKFLRKTSLDEIPQLLNVVMGNMSLVGPRPLPLRDYEGFSKDWHRRRFSVKPGITCLWQIMGRSSIAFEEWMALDMRYIDQWSVWLDIKILFQTIPAVFRGSGAV from the coding sequence ATGACCCCTTCCAACAGAAAGACTTTGATCGAACTGGTAAAGGTTTGCGACATCGGCATTTTGTTTTGTTGCCTAGGCGTAGCTTACGCATCCGTAACCAGTCGCGAGATATGGTCTCTTCTGGAGTCTTTGCAGACCCACCGTCCAATTCAAATTTTTCTTGCTACAGGTGCTCTAATTTTTGCTTGGCACCTCTCTTTGAAGGCAACCGGGTTATATCATTCCCAACGGTTGAAAAGCCTCTTCCAAGAAGTATCAAACGCGTGTTCGGGCATCACCATGGCAGCTGCTTCCACCTTTGTCTGGCTATTGCTTATTCGTTCCCATTCTGAACACAAGATGTTAGAAGCGTTTCTGACCGCCTCGCTCTTTGCTCTTCTAACGCTTGTCTGCATCATCGTAAGCAGGGCCGGAAGACGAACTGTTACGCGCGCGCTTCGGTTGCACGGGTATAACCTCAGACACACCCTGATTGTCGGCACAAATCAGAGAGCTTCGCATTTCGCAACAGAACTGCTCAGGCAACCGGAGCGTGGCTATACCTTGCAGGGCTTTGTCGATGATCACTGGTGGGGTGAAGAGACACGCGAATTGTATGGCGCAAAGTTACTCGGCAATTTCGATGATTTCCCCGAATTATTGCGTACGCTGCCTGTGGACGAGGTAGTCGTTGCGTTGCCCATTGCAACGTTTTATCAGCAGGTGGCATCAATCGTCTTTCTATGCCAGGAACACGGTATTCTGGTCCGGACAACGGGCACATTCTTCGACTTCGATCATCCGCATAGAAGAACGCTAACGCAGGGAATCAATACCGCGATCACTCTTCACGACGACTCGTGGGACCCATGGGCGTCTCTCCTAAAGCGGATTGTGGACCTTACTCTTTCACTTGCTCTTCTTTTTGCATTATTGCCTTTGCTGGTAGTAATTGCCCTGCTTATTAAGATCACTTCGCCTGGACCGGTGTTCTTTATTCAAAAACGGCTAGGCTTGGGCAAGAACCCATTTAAGATCATCAAATTTCGGACAATGGTCGCTGATGCCGAGAGCCAGATCAACAAGGTCGAACATCTCAATGAAACAAGCGGCCCCACTTTCAAGGTCAAGAATGATCCTCGCATTACTCCTTTGGGAAAATTTTTGCGTAAGACAAGCCTTGATGAAATCCCGCAACTTCTGAACGTCGTGATGGGCAACATGAGCTTAGTCGGCCCCAGACCGCTGCCTCTGCGCGACTATGAGGGCTTTTCCAAGGACTGGCACCGACGCCGCTTCAGTGTAAAGCCGGGCATCACCTGCCTTTGGCAGATTATGGGACGAAGTTCAATCGCCTTTGAAGAATGGATGGCACTGGACATGCGCTATATCGATCAATGGTCCGTGTGGCTGGATATTAAAATATTGTTCCAGACTATTCCGGCCGTGTTTCGCGGCTCTGGTGCTGTCTAA
- a CDS encoding DUF2252 domain-containing protein: protein MATKKSMNTTEFDLRKSETPWPDRHAEGRALRSQVPRESFAEWEPPANRRDPVKTLIASNKGRQSQFIPLRMGRMASSPFAFLRGAACVMAGDLAVGPNTGIDVIIDGDAHLNNFGLYGTPQREIIFDLNDFDETTKGPWEWDLKRLVASVNVAARENGMNRKDRHEAVMSCVSGYQTNATRLESMGVLDTWYLHAYPGRSNPIVRNIDPKAEAVITKCIAKARRSDNRALLAKITSKQTDGAWRFREDPPILTRVSSKVQESVINGLNLAAMTMLRERRFMLSRYHVADVCHRVVGVGSVGTRAYLVLLFGNSDDDPLFLQVKEATEPAHAPYLPDVPEEFRHNGKRVVFGQRALQASSDVMLGYTEIDGRDFFVRQMKNLKASIPVEWLSGAAFNFYALACGALLARAHARCGDAARIAGYCGTSAVLREALARWAESYGDQTVKDHAALLEAINDGTIEADLSESSTE from the coding sequence ATGGCAACAAAAAAATCAATGAACACCACGGAATTCGACCTGCGGAAATCGGAAACGCCCTGGCCGGATCGCCACGCCGAGGGCAGAGCCCTGCGCTCACAGGTGCCAAGAGAGTCCTTCGCCGAATGGGAACCGCCAGCCAATCGACGCGATCCAGTAAAAACCTTGATTGCAAGTAACAAGGGAAGACAATCTCAGTTTATTCCTCTTCGCATGGGTCGCATGGCCTCTTCGCCATTTGCTTTCCTCCGCGGAGCGGCTTGCGTTATGGCCGGCGATCTGGCAGTTGGTCCGAATACAGGGATCGACGTCATTATTGATGGCGATGCGCACCTCAACAACTTTGGGCTCTACGGTACACCCCAGCGAGAGATCATCTTTGATCTGAACGATTTCGATGAAACGACCAAAGGCCCTTGGGAGTGGGACCTGAAACGGTTGGTGGCCAGCGTCAATGTTGCAGCTCGTGAAAATGGAATGAACCGCAAGGATCGGCATGAAGCAGTAATGAGTTGCGTCTCGGGTTATCAGACGAATGCTACGAGGCTCGAAAGCATGGGCGTTTTGGACACATGGTATCTTCACGCCTATCCTGGGCGTTCGAATCCGATCGTTAGAAATATCGATCCGAAGGCGGAAGCGGTCATCACCAAGTGCATAGCCAAAGCAAGGCGAAGCGACAATCGTGCCTTACTCGCCAAAATCACCTCAAAACAGACCGATGGTGCCTGGCGCTTCCGCGAAGATCCTCCAATCCTGACGAGAGTCAGCAGCAAGGTACAGGAATCGGTCATAAATGGCCTAAATCTTGCGGCAATGACAATGCTGCGGGAACGCCGTTTTATGTTGTCCCGTTATCACGTCGCAGACGTATGTCATCGCGTTGTCGGCGTGGGATCAGTAGGAACCCGGGCATATCTCGTGTTGTTATTCGGCAACAGCGATGACGATCCACTCTTTCTACAGGTGAAGGAGGCCACCGAGCCAGCGCACGCTCCCTACCTGCCCGACGTTCCGGAGGAATTCCGCCACAATGGAAAACGAGTCGTCTTCGGACAGCGGGCGCTGCAGGCCTCCTCAGACGTGATGCTGGGTTACACCGAGATCGACGGCCGCGACTTTTTCGTGCGGCAGATGAAGAACCTCAAGGCGTCGATTCCAGTCGAGTGGCTCTCTGGCGCGGCTTTCAACTTCTACGCGCTAGCCTGCGGGGCCCTCCTTGCCCGCGCTCATGCTCGCTGTGGCGACGCAGCCAGAATCGCTGGTTATTGCGGTACCTCTGCAGTTTTGCGCGAGGCATTGGCTCGATGGGCCGAAAGCTATGGCGATCAGACAGTAAAAGACCACGCAGCCCTATTGGAGGCTATAAACGATGGCACGATCGAAGCCGACCTCAGCGAAAGCAGTACAGAGTAG